Proteins from a genomic interval of Lysobacter arenosi:
- a CDS encoding sigma-54-dependent transcriptional regulator: MAETRSALVVDDERDIRELLVMTLGRMGLRCDTASTIGEARSQLSRNRYDLCLTDMRLPDGSGMDLVAEISQKHPETPVAMITAFGNVEAAVEALKAGAFDFVAKPVDLAVLRDLVRHALDLNESRRSAPPADAVAARLYGQSPAMTTLRQTIAKVARSQAPVYIVGESGVGKELVARTIHAEGGRASGPFVPVNCGAIPAELMESEFFGHKKGSFTGAHADKPGLFQSADGGTLFLDEIAELPLAMQVKLLRAIQEKSIRPVGANSEVPVDVRILSATHKDLASLVADGRFRQDLYYRINVIELRVPPLRERQDDLPGLVLMVLKRLATAQSRPVPALSDDALGVLRSYAFPGNVRELENILERALALAEDEILTAEDLRLPQVAQAQSAVFPNTGNATTAASPAPAPIAVAGQPMMAIDPRTLNPRDTASSPLPSYIEEIERAAIQQALQENRYNKTRTAAALGITFRALRYKLKKLGID; the protein is encoded by the coding sequence ATGGCCGAAACACGTAGTGCACTGGTGGTCGACGACGAACGCGACATTCGCGAGTTGCTCGTCATGACATTGGGGAGGATGGGATTGCGTTGCGACACCGCCTCCACCATCGGGGAGGCACGCAGCCAGCTGTCCCGGAATCGCTACGACCTGTGCCTGACCGACATGCGCCTGCCTGACGGCTCGGGCATGGACCTGGTCGCCGAGATCAGCCAGAAGCACCCCGAGACCCCGGTCGCCATGATCACCGCCTTCGGCAATGTCGAAGCCGCGGTCGAGGCATTGAAGGCCGGTGCGTTCGACTTCGTCGCCAAACCCGTCGACCTGGCCGTGTTGCGCGACCTGGTCCGCCACGCCCTGGACCTCAACGAAAGCCGCCGCAGCGCGCCGCCGGCCGACGCCGTCGCCGCCCGCCTGTACGGCCAGTCGCCAGCCATGACCACGCTGCGCCAGACGATTGCCAAGGTCGCGCGCAGCCAGGCGCCGGTCTACATCGTCGGCGAGTCGGGCGTGGGCAAGGAGCTGGTCGCCCGCACCATTCACGCCGAAGGCGGCCGCGCCAGCGGACCGTTCGTCCCGGTCAACTGCGGCGCGATCCCGGCCGAGCTGATGGAGAGCGAGTTCTTCGGCCACAAGAAGGGCAGCTTCACCGGCGCCCATGCCGACAAGCCCGGCCTGTTCCAGAGCGCCGATGGCGGCACCCTGTTCCTCGACGAAATCGCCGAGCTGCCGCTGGCGATGCAGGTCAAGCTGCTGCGTGCCATCCAGGAAAAGTCGATCCGCCCGGTCGGTGCCAACAGCGAAGTGCCGGTGGATGTACGCATCCTCTCGGCCACGCACAAGGACCTGGCCTCGCTGGTCGCCGATGGTCGCTTCCGCCAGGATCTTTACTACCGCATCAATGTGATCGAGCTGCGCGTGCCGCCGCTTCGTGAGCGCCAGGATGACCTGCCCGGCCTGGTGCTGATGGTGCTCAAGCGCCTCGCCACGGCGCAGTCGCGCCCGGTGCCCGCGCTGAGCGACGACGCCCTCGGGGTCCTGCGCAGTTATGCGTTCCCGGGCAACGTGCGCGAACTGGAGAACATCCTCGAGCGTGCGCTTGCGCTTGCCGAAGACGAGATCCTGACGGCCGAAGACCTGCGCCTGCCACAGGTCGCCCAAGCCCAGAGCGCGGTGTTCCCGAACACGGGCAACGCCACGACCGCCGCATCGCCAGCGCCCGCCCCGATCGCGGTGGCCGGCCAGCCGATGATGGCGATCGACCCGCGCACGCTCAATCCGCGCGATACCGCCAGCAGCCCGCTCCCCTCTTATATAGAGGAGATCGAGCGCGCGGCGATCCAGCAGGCGCTGCAGGAAAACCGCTACAACAAGACCCG